In Passer domesticus isolate bPasDom1 chromosome 7, bPasDom1.hap1, whole genome shotgun sequence, one genomic interval encodes:
- the BARHL2 gene encoding barH-like 2 homeobox protein, which translates to MEGPSGSSFGIDTILSGGSTGSPGVMNGDFRPHGDGRPADFRSQATPSPCSEIDTVGTAPSSPISVSMEHPEPHLGVAESLPPPPHHLHLGPHPPPPPSLQPSPPQPPPPQLGSASSGPRTSTSSFLIKDILGDSKPLAACAPYSTSVPSPHHTPKQEGSAAPESFRPKLEQEDGKAKLDKRDDTQGDIKCHGTKEEGDREISSSRDSPPVRAKKPRKARTAFSDHQLNQLERSFERQKYLSVQDRMDLAAALNLTDTQVKTWYQNRRTKWKRQTAVGLELLAEAGNYSALQRMFPSPYFYHPSLLGSMDSTTAAAAAAAMYSSMYRTPPAPHPQLQRPLVPRVLIHGLGPGGQPALNPLANPMPGTPHPR; encoded by the exons ATGGAGGGGCCGAGCGGGTCCAGCTTCGGGATAGATACGATCCTGTCGGGTGGCAGCACCGGCAGCCCCGGAGTCATGAACGGAGATTTTCGCCCCCACGGCGACGGCCGGCCGGCGGATTTTAGGAGCCAGGCCACGCCGTCCCCCTGCTCGGAAATCGACACGGTGGGGACGGCGCCCTCATCGCCCATCTCGGTGAGCATGGAGCACCCCGAGCCGCACCTGGGGGTGGCGGAAagcctcccgccgccgccgcaccaCCTGCACCTCGGCCCGcacccgccgccgccgccgagtTTGCAGCCGTCGCCCCCGCAGCCACCGCCGCCACAGCTGGGCTCGGCCAGCTCCGGCCCCAGGACTTCCAcctcttcttttttaattaaggACATTTTGGGCGACAGCAAACCGCTAGCGGCGTGTGCACCTTACAGTACCAGCGTCCCCTCTCCCCACCATACTCCCAAGCAGGAGGGCAGCGCGGCACCGGAGAGCTTCAGGCCCAAACTCGAGCAGGAGGACGGTAAAGCCAAGCTCGACAAGCGCGACGACACGCAGGGGGACATCAAATGCCACG GGACAAAGGAGGAGGGCGATCGGGAGATCAGCAGCAGCCGGGACAGCCCGCCGGTGCGGGCCAAGAAGCCTCGGAAGGCACGAACAGCCTTCTCCGACCACCAACTCAACCAGCTGGAGCGCAGCTTCGAGCGGCAGAAGTACCTGAGCGTACAGGACCGCATGGACTTGGCCGCCGCCCTCAACCTCACCGACACGCAGGTCAAAACCTGGTACCAGAACCGGAG GACCAAGTGGAAGCGACAGACGGCGgtgggcctggagctgctggccgAGGCCGGGAACTACTCAGCGCTGCAGCGGATGTTCCCCTCGCCCTATTTCTATcaccccagcctgctgggcagCATGGACAGCACGACGGCAGCTGCGGCGGCCGCAGCCATGTACAGCAGCATGTACCGGACTCCCCCCGCGCCGCACCCCCAGCTCCAGCGGCCGCTGGTGCCGCGGGTGCTGATCCACGGGCTGGGGCCCGGCGGGCAGCCGGCCCTCAACCCCCTGGCCAACCCCATGCCCGGCACCCCGCACCCCCGGTGA